The following are encoded in a window of Providencia rettgeri genomic DNA:
- the recJ gene encoding single-stranded-DNA-specific exonuclease RecJ, translating into MNVETFLRQRQVDGEPTKLQGLPELLQRIYLHRGITDISQLERKATNLLDYRSLSGIENALVLLYRALVEHQSITIVGDFDADGATSTALAIRALKGMGYVNLNYIVPNRFENGYGLTPLVVEEANKRGTNLIITVDNGISSHEGVAAAKQYGINVIITDHHLPGETLPEADAIINPNLNDCHFGSKALAGVGVTFYLMSALRAHLRQKEWFTQQGLNEPNLAEYLDLVALGTVADVVPLDTNNRILVHQGLNRVRVGRCCAGIKALVEVSKRDIARLVANDFGFALGPRLNAAGRLDDMSVSIELLLTDDMAYARELANELDGLNQTRRDIEQGMQQEASVFFNQFEYSDNQLPNGLAIYHPEWHQGVVGILASRIKEQFHRPVIAFAPAGDGVLKGSGRSVQGVHMRDALERLNTLQPGLMQKFGGHAMAAGLTLEENKFADFKHHFELLMGELINPDQLAGVVWSDGELSRNEFCLEVAELIRESGPWGQSFPEPVFDGHFQLLQQRLVGERHLKLMLEPVNGGPMLDAIMFNIDVRRWPDNSIKKAKIAFKLDVNEYRGQKSVQLMVEHIWPD; encoded by the coding sequence GTGAATGTAGAAACTTTTTTACGACAACGGCAGGTCGATGGAGAGCCGACGAAGCTTCAAGGGCTCCCTGAATTATTGCAGCGCATTTACCTGCACCGTGGTATTACGGATATATCACAGTTAGAGCGTAAAGCCACAAATTTGCTGGATTATCGTTCATTGTCAGGCATTGAAAATGCACTTGTGCTGCTTTACCGAGCACTGGTCGAGCATCAATCTATTACTATTGTGGGGGATTTTGATGCAGATGGTGCAACGAGCACCGCACTGGCTATCCGTGCACTTAAAGGGATGGGCTATGTTAATTTAAATTATATTGTGCCAAATCGTTTTGAGAATGGTTATGGATTAACGCCATTAGTCGTTGAAGAAGCCAATAAGCGGGGGACGAATTTAATTATCACTGTGGATAATGGCATTTCATCCCACGAAGGTGTCGCTGCGGCAAAACAATATGGTATCAACGTCATTATTACCGATCACCATTTACCCGGAGAAACACTGCCAGAAGCCGATGCCATTATTAATCCAAATCTCAATGACTGTCATTTTGGTTCAAAAGCGTTAGCGGGTGTTGGGGTAACATTTTATTTAATGTCAGCATTGCGGGCACACTTACGCCAAAAAGAGTGGTTTACCCAACAAGGTTTAAATGAACCCAATTTAGCCGAATACCTTGATTTAGTAGCATTAGGGACGGTGGCTGATGTTGTTCCCCTTGATACGAATAACCGGATATTGGTTCACCAAGGTTTAAATCGTGTTAGAGTTGGTCGTTGTTGTGCGGGCATTAAGGCTTTAGTTGAAGTTTCAAAGCGAGACATCGCCAGGTTGGTGGCAAATGATTTTGGTTTTGCCCTTGGGCCTCGGTTAAATGCGGCGGGGCGGCTCGATGATATGTCCGTGAGTATTGAATTATTGTTAACTGATGATATGGCTTATGCGCGGGAACTGGCTAATGAATTAGACGGGTTGAATCAAACTCGTCGTGATATCGAACAGGGAATGCAACAAGAGGCATCGGTTTTTTTTAATCAGTTTGAGTACAGCGATAATCAACTGCCGAATGGTCTTGCGATTTACCACCCAGAATGGCATCAAGGGGTTGTCGGGATTTTAGCCTCTAGAATTAAAGAGCAATTTCATCGCCCTGTTATTGCTTTTGCGCCCGCAGGGGATGGGGTTCTCAAAGGATCAGGTCGTTCCGTGCAAGGTGTCCATATGCGTGATGCCCTTGAACGTTTAAATACACTGCAACCTGGTTTGATGCAAAAATTTGGCGGTCATGCGATGGCAGCAGGTTTGACATTAGAAGAAAATAAATTTGCAGACTTTAAGCACCATTTCGAGCTGTTAATGGGAGAACTTATTAACCCCGATCAACTGGCAGGTGTGGTTTGGAGTGATGGCGAACTTTCGCGCAACGAGTTTTGCTTAGAAGTTGCGGAATTGATCCGTGAAAGTGGACCATGGGGGCAATCTTTTCCTGAGCCAGTGTTTGATGGGCACTTTCAGCTATTACAGCAACGGTTAGTGGGAGAGCGCCACCTTAAACTTATGTTGGAGCCAGTGAATGGCGGGCCAATGTTAGATGCGATAATGTTTAATATTGATGTGCGTAGATGGCCTGACAACAGTATTAAAAAAGCTAAAATCGCCTTTAAACTCGATGTAAATGAATATCGAGGGCAAAAAAGCGTGCAGTTGATGGTTGAACATATTTGGCCTGATTAA